The Methanooceanicella nereidis genomic interval CTTCGGGCACGAGATGTTTCCATTCCTCGCCTGAAAGCATTCTCCGCCTTATCTCTGTACCGGAATACTCGGTCCTGTTATACATCGGGGAGTACAGGACTGCATATCCCGCCTCGTTGAATAGCCGGGATACAAGCGGGTTGTTGGAATATACTGAGGAGAAAGGAGGCGTCATTGACTTTACATGGGATACCCATATCGCGTTCCGGTAAACGTCACTTATGGGGATCACATAATATTGTAGCGCTAAGTCTTTGAGGCCGCGAGAGATCATCATTATGCGCTCGCCCGCAGTGAACGGATTCTCCGGAGTGTGGCTATCCTGGGCGCTGCCTATGCCGATAACTAGCTCGTCCACGTTTTTCGATATTTCGCTGATGACCTTGTGATGGCCAAGGTGAAAAGGCTGGAAACGCCCTATGTAGAATGCTCTTCGAACGCGTGAGTCCATCTGAGTGCCTCTGAGATTAGAAAATTGTCTTTATTAACTATTTAAATTATTGCTGGCCTTAAAAAAGTATAAGTACCAATGGCTTTATCAATTCATGGATATTGAGGGCGGCCTATGAACATAACGAAGTACCGTGATAGCCTTATACACTTTATTTATCCTGTTTCAAGGTTCTTCGCCAGGCTGGGGATAACGCCCAACCAGATCACTCTTTTGTCGCTGTTATTCGGTATGGGCTCGGCCGTGCTCTACGCTTACCAGTATGCATATTTTGCTGCCGGCATGCTTCTTTTATCGGCTCTGTTCGACTTTATCGACGGCGGCGTCGCAAGAATAAACAATAAAAAGTCCAGGTTCGGTGCGGCGATAGACTGGATCGCGGACAAGTACGTGGACGGCCTGGTGCTAATAGGTATAGCTTTTAGCGGGCTCGTAAACCCGGGTATTGCGGCCATCGCCATATTCGGCTCGATGATGAACACGTTCATAAAGCCCGTCGTCTACGCGGAGATAGGTTTCGATAAGAAAGAGGACGGCAAGATTAAGGACCCGCTGGAAAGCGTCGGGATCTTCGGGAGGCCGGAAACGGTCATAACCCTGATAGTGCTCTCGTGCCTGAATCACGTTGACTGGGCTGTGATCGTCATTGCATTAATGACAAATTTTTCGGCGCTACAGCGCGTGTTCTACCTGTACAGGAACAGGACCAGGTATTGATACGAACACGGGATACAAACTGCATCCATATAAAAAAGATTTATAAGTAATGAACTTTCAAAGAGTTATTTCGCCCAATAACGTCCGTTCGTGATACATAATGAAAGTAGATATGCACATACACACCAACAAGTCTGACGGCAGAGATAGCGTGCATAATATAATCGAGGCCGCGGAGAAAAAAGGCCTGGACCTGATCGCGCTGACGGATCACGGGCCCGGGCACGGCAGCGGTGTCACGGAAAAAATGGTCTCGCAGACCAAAAAGGAAGTCGAGCTTTTACAGCCATCGTATCATGTTAAGGTCCTGGTAGGCATTGAGGCCGAGATACTGTCCACAGGCGAAGTATATCTTGCGACCAGGGAAGACATGGACATAGTTCTCGCATCCTATCATGGGGCGCCATCCGAAGAGGTCTATTATAAAGCCGTCTTAAAGGCCCTTGAGGACGAGAAGGTGGACGTGCTCGCCCACCATGCGTGGAGCATGGGAATGA includes:
- a CDS encoding nicotinamide-nucleotide adenylyltransferase → MDSRVRRAFYIGRFQPFHLGHHKVISEISKNVDELVIGIGSAQDSHTPENPFTAGERIMMISRGLKDLALQYYVIPISDVYRNAIWVSHVKSMTPPFSSVYSNNPLVSRLFNEAGYAVLYSPMYNRTEYSGTEIRRRMLSGEEWKHLVPEEVVDVIDEIKGIERLKEVAMKGDIETLE
- a CDS encoding CDP-alcohol phosphatidyltransferase family protein — its product is MNITKYRDSLIHFIYPVSRFFARLGITPNQITLLSLLFGMGSAVLYAYQYAYFAAGMLLLSALFDFIDGGVARINNKKSRFGAAIDWIADKYVDGLVLIGIAFSGLVNPGIAAIAIFGSMMNTFIKPVVYAEIGFDKKEDGKIKDPLESVGIFGRPETVITLIVLSCLNHVDWAVIVIALMTNFSALQRVFYLYRNRTRY
- a CDS encoding PHP domain-containing protein, with the translated sequence MKVDMHIHTNKSDGRDSVHNIIEAAEKKGLDLIALTDHGPGHGSGVTEKMVSQTKKEVELLQPSYHVKVLVGIEAEILSTGEVYLATREDMDIVLASYHGAPSEEVYYKAVLKALEDEKVDVLAHHAWSMGMRFGPILEYEDMLVEVLRDNDVAIEINSKHTLPSWDFLVKCRDAGIKYTIGSDAHKVVDVGSVSWANNTARHIFKNKGLFIP